A DNA window from Ranitomeya imitator isolate aRanImi1 chromosome 2, aRanImi1.pri, whole genome shotgun sequence contains the following coding sequences:
- the TMEM91 gene encoding transmembrane protein 91, whose translation MEYLHELQHPLLDRSMGTGMLTPLLSKDGGGEGFIWKCLPHRTHQGGEIPQQFLDPGSLRRTVDSGGGKVADVSFWKATDPRVWKGKDYSETTFVDTQGSPDICKKYTPEKDIHTVSCDVRDDEVLDMENDSSSESDTDSESHFSLLLPQDYLGLAVFSMLCCFWPLGIAAFFLSQKTNKASAQGDYHGASVASRQTFLLAVLSIFLGICTYVGAVVALIAYLSNRAPT comes from the exons ATGGAGTACCTGCATGAGTTACAGCACCCCCTGCTGGACAGGTCGATGGGGACAGGTATGCTCACCCCTCTCCTCTCTAAAGATGGTGGGGGTGAAGGATTTATCTGGAAATGTCTTCCACACCGCACACATCAAGGCGGAGAAATACCCCAGCAGTTTCTGGATCCAGGGAGCCTCCGGAGGACTGTGGATTCGGGGGGTGGGAAGGTGGCGGACGTCTCTTTTTGGAAGGCAACAGATCCCCGGGTCTGGAAGGGAAAAGACTATTCTGAGACTACATTTGTAGATACTCAGGGGAGCCCAGATATCTGCAAGAAGTACACCCCAGAAAAAGACATTCATACTGTGTCCTGTGACGTGCGGGATGATGAAGTGCTAGATATGGAG AACGATTCATCCAGTGAAAGCGACACAGACAGTGAGAGTCATTTCTCTCTGCTCCTGCCCCAGGATTACCTGGGACTCGCCGTCTTCTCCATGTTGTGCTGTTTCTGGCCCCTGGGCATTGCTGCTTTCTTCCTATCACAAAAG ACCAACAAGGCCTCAGCTCAAGGTGACTACCATGGGGCAAGTGTGGCTTCCAGACAAACTTTTCTGCTGGCCGTTCTGTCCATCTTCCTTGGCATTTGCACCTATGTTGGTGCGGTGGTGGCCCTCATTGCATATCTGTCTAACAGAGCACCAACCTAG